ATATGTCCCCAATAGTACTTCTATTGTATTATTATCATACATCCAACAATAAATTACAATATTTTCACAATAATTCTTGTACATTATTTTGTTTTGTAAAAAATATCAAATCACTTCAAAGTGTACCTATTGATGTGTTATTTGTGATATAATCAACTCAACTTTTCCACCTTAAGTTTGGAAATATTGCCCAAATAAGGACTTAATACTCATCCTATATTGTAGTTTACTTTTAATCACATTTGGATATCAGCTGTGAACATATTTATCAAGTATTCAGCACACTTTTATTGGTAGGAAAGTTGAATAATTAAGTTTATTTAAATATTTTTGAAATCCGTTCTGATCGCTAAAAAAGATCTTCCTCTTTCACAGAAAGGAATGGCCAATACCATGATAGAACGTTTAAAGCAATTCTTGATACAAAATTACTTTGGCAAACAATTTTCATTAGAGTATCGAGTATACATGATTTTTTTCTTTGAAAGTTACTTTCTGTCAATTATTTCAGGCATAACAAATACCCTGCTTAACAAAGGGCTATTTGGTCAAGCCCTGCAATGGTCTTATATTATCTTTTGTACCATTATAATATTTGTAATCCCACGTATCCGCTTAATCATATTAAAGCCACATTTGTTATTTATTGCTTTTATCTATATACCATTAATGTATTTTCAAACTGCTGGATATGACGGCACTGCCTTGTTATTTGCTCAGCTAGCCCTTTTTTTACTAGGTATCGTTTTTTCTGGCAAAACTCGCATGATTATTATAGTATTAAATATATTAACTTGGTTAGTATGTATCATAATAAGCTTTCAATTCCCTCAAACAGTCACCTTCCATCGCAGTTCCTATGACCTACTAATCGACCTGATAGTGGCACTTATCCTGACCTTTACTGGTTTATCGATTTTAACCACATTTATTAGCAATATTTTTGCAGATAAAAATGATACCTTAGCTGAACTAAGTATTCGCGACGCACTGACAGGAGCATATAATAGGCGGTTTATGACATCTTTTTTGCAGTGCGAATTGGATACATCAAGGCAAACAGGGAATGCAATTTATGTACTCATGCTAGATATTGATCACTTCAAACAGGTTAACGACACTTACGGACATGGGTTTGGAGATCATGTATTACTTGCTTGCGTACAAGGTATAAAAAGTGTACTAAGAAAATGTGATGTAGTGGTGCGATATGGTGGAGAAGAATTTGTAATAATTTTACTCACTCAAATTCCTACGAATGCTAGTCAAATTGCCGAGCGTATTCGTCACGCAATATCCTCATTGCGTTTTCATTATGACGTTAGCATTACGGTTAGCATAGGGGTAACAGCCTCCCGATTTGAAGACACAATAGAAGATATACTCGATAGAGCTGATCAATGTCTGTATAAAGCTAAACTAAATGGGCGCAATCAAGTAGTAATGAAATGATATGCCATTTCTAAATCCAAATTGTAAAAACAGCGAATTATCAAGTAGTGTCCCCTATTAGTACTCTAAAAACTGAGGACACAAAAAACTTTGTGTTGGTCGTCCACAGCGAAAAGCTGAAGTTTTGTGCTTATATGTATTTAACAACCTGCTTCTTCTGCAATCTTTAATTTTCTCGCTTCCATTGACATTTGATCTCGATCACTAGATGTTCCAAACAGTGCGTTTACTTTAATATCTAATCCTCTTCCTATGCCACAGATGTTTTTACGATCCCTTCATGCGATTACCGTGAATCGTTTTCCTCCTTTTGTAGATTTTGTAGCTATGCTACATTTATAATTAAGGTTTAACTTAATTCATTGGTTAAACGGAACAAACAAGCTACTTTGCTTGTCAAGGAGCGTA
The window above is part of the Alkalibaculum bacchi genome. Proteins encoded here:
- a CDS encoding GGDEF domain-containing protein, producing MIERLKQFLIQNYFGKQFSLEYRVYMIFFFESYFLSIISGITNTLLNKGLFGQALQWSYIIFCTIIIFVIPRIRLIILKPHLLFIAFIYIPLMYFQTAGYDGTALLFAQLALFLLGIVFSGKTRMIIIVLNILTWLVCIIISFQFPQTVTFHRSSYDLLIDLIVALILTFTGLSILTTFISNIFADKNDTLAELSIRDALTGAYNRRFMTSFLQCELDTSRQTGNAIYVLMLDIDHFKQVNDTYGHGFGDHVLLACVQGIKSVLRKCDVVVRYGGEEFVIILLTQIPTNASQIAERIRHAISSLRFHYDVSITVSIGVTASRFEDTIEDILDRADQCLYKAKLNGRNQVVMK